In a genomic window of Lycium ferocissimum isolate CSIRO_LF1 chromosome 9, AGI_CSIRO_Lferr_CH_V1, whole genome shotgun sequence:
- the LOC132029976 gene encoding catechol oxidase B, chloroplastic-like, giving the protein MASSTTTLPLCTNKTLSSSFTNTSFVAKPSQLFLHGRRSQSFKVSCNANNSGEHEKNLDGVDRRNVLLGLGGLYGAANLAPLATASPIPPPDLNSCGTATITDGPPVPYSCCPPKPEDLDSVPYYKFPSMTKLRIRPPAHAVDEEYIAKYQLAISRMRELDKLDPFDPLGFKQQANVHCAYCNGAYKVGGKELQVHFSWLFFPFHRWYLYFYERILGSLINDPTFGLPYWNWDHPKGMRLPPMFDVEGSPLYDARRNPSRRNGAIMDLGSFGEEIQTTELQQMTNNLTHMYRQMITNAPCPLLFFGKPYPLGTAPSPGMGTIENIPHNAVHAWTGTVRGSVLDTGAPSYGENMGNFYSAGLDPVFYCHHSNVDRMWNEWKATGGKRRDLADKDWLNSEFFFYDENRNPWRVKVRDCLDSKKMGYDYAPMPTPWRNFKPLRKTTTGKVNTGSLPPASNVFPLAKLDRAISFSINRPAPSRTSQEKREQEELLTFNHVKYDDSKNIRFDVFLNVDKTVNADELDKTEFAGSYTNLPHVHGTTRTADVNFQLAINELLEDNGLEDEGTIAVTLVPKKGGELISIESAEIKLEDC; this is encoded by the coding sequence ATGGCTTCTTCTACTACTACTCTACCATTATGCACCAACAAAACCCTCTCTTCTTCCTTCACCAACACATCTTTCGTAGCAAAACCCTCTCAGCTTTTCCTCCATGGAAGGCGTAGTCAAAGTTTCAAGGTTTCATGCAACGCCAATAACTCTGGCGAGCATGAAAAGAACCTTGATGGTGTTGATAGGAGAAATGTGCTTCTTGGTTTAGGAGGGCTATATGGTGCTGCTAATCTTGCACCATTAGCCACTGCTTCTCCTATACCACCCCCTGATCTCAACTCTTGTGGTACAGCCACGATAACTGATGGTCCACCTGTACCATATAGTTGTTGCCCCCCTAAACCTGAAGATTTGGACAGCGTTCCATATTACAAGTTCCCTTCTATGACCAAGCTCCGTATCCGTCCACCTGCTCATGCGGTTGATGAGGAGTACATAGCCAAGTACCAGTTAGCCATTAGTCGAATGAGGGAACTTGACAAATTAGACCCATTTGATCCTCTTGGCTTCAAGCAACAAGCCAATGTCCATTGTGCTTATTGCAACGGTGCTTACAAAGTTGGTGGCAAAGAGTTGcaagttcacttctcttggctTTTCTTCCCATTTCATAGATGGTACTTGTACTTCTATGAGAGAATCTTGGGATCTTTAATTAATGATCCAACTTTTGGTTTGCCATATTGGAACTGGGACCATCCAAAGGGCATGCGTTTGCCTCCCATGTTCGATGTTGAAGGGTCTCCCCTTTACGACGCAAGGCGTAACCCAAGTCGCCGTAACGGAGCCATAATGGATCTTGGTTCTTTCGGTGAAGAGATCCAAACAACTGAACTCCAGCAGATGACGAATAACTTAACACATATGTACCGTCAAATGATAACAAATGCGCCGTGCCCGTTGTTGTTCTTTGGTAAGCCTTACCCTCTGGGAACTGCTCCAAGTCCAGGGATGGGAACTATTGAAAATATTCCTCATAATGCTGTCCACGCCTGGACCGGTACAGTGCGAGGTTCAGTTTTGGATACTGGCGCCCCGTCATACGGTGAGAATATGGGTAATTTCTACTCAGCTGGTTTGGACCCAGTTTTCTATTGCCACCATAGCAATGTGGACCGGATGTGGAATGAATGGAAAGCAACAGGAGGGAAAAGAAGGGATTTGGCGGACAAAGATTGGTTGAACTCGGAGTTCTTTTTCTACGATGAAAACCGCAACCCATGGCGTGTGAAAGTCCGAGACTGTTTGGACAGTAAGAAGATGGGGTACGATTACGCCCCAATGCCCACTCCATGGCGTAACTTTAAGCCACTAAGAAAGACTACAACAGGGAAAGTGAATACAGGTTCACTTCCACCAGCCAGCAACGTATTCCCACTCGCGAAGCTAGACAGAGCCATTTCCTTTTCCATCAATAGGCCGGCTCCGTCAAGGACCTCACAGGAGAAAAGGGAACAAGAGGAGTTGCTGACATTCAACCATGTCAAGTACGATGATAGCAAAAACATAAGGTTTGATGTGTTCCTCAACGTGGACAAGACTGTGAATGCGGATGAGCTTGACAAGACAGAGTTTGCAGGGAGCTACACCAACTTGCCACATGTTCATGGAACTACTCGTACTGCGGATGTTAATTTCCAGCTGGCCATCAATGAACTTTTGGAGGACAATGGCCTGGAAGATGAAGGCACTATTGCTGTAACTTTGGTTCCAAAGAAAGGTGGCGAACTGATCTCCATTGAAAGTGCGGAGATCAAGCTTGAGGATTGTTAA